Sequence from the Prunus persica cultivar Lovell chromosome G5, Prunus_persica_NCBIv2, whole genome shotgun sequence genome:
TAACAATGTTATGTTCTCTTGCCTAGACCCTCCTAAAGGACTGTAAATTTAATATGGGAAGGTACTAGCTTTGCAAGCACCTCCATAGCATATTCTCTTGCCTTTTGTTCTTCAGCCTTAATCTTttcaatcttcttctttcgTTTGATGAAGCGGGATTCTTGTTTCTCAGAGCAGTTGCAGTTAGTATCGGGTCCGTATACCAATGTCCGTATCTCTGTCAATGGACTTGTAGTTGAGGAGGACCGGCTTTgatcaatattattattattttgatatgCAGTTGCACTTGCACTTGCAGTTACAGAGGAGGCAATTTGGAGTGCAGTTGCTTGTGGACTAGTAGTAGAACAAGCAGCAGCTGCTTCTGtatgatcatgatcatgatcCTTGTGGGGAATATCTttgatcatctttttattttgaagacaacggaggaggaggagggaatTAGTGTTGATTATTGCCTCAAACCAATAGTCAACAATATCGGCAAATTGACAAGTTGCAATGTGAATGCATTAATTGGCTTTTACAATAGTCAAAAGTGATGGCTATTGACAAGTTGCAATGAGAATGCATTAATTAGCTTTCACAAATGGTGGTAGGCTATTGTTGACTTGCCTAACCTTTGGCTTCTTTGAGAAGCCACTTCCTTTGGCTATAAATTGGAAGCAAATGGTTTCATTTGATGAATCCAACCAAGTGTTgagtagaagagaaaaatagcaAGAAAGGCATTTTGCCAAAGGGAGAAACAAATTCTCTCTAGttgttctttgctttgtatcattgttttctcttcctttgtgAGTGTGTGAGGTTGGGTGTATTTAGGTCTTTGGAAAATTGAGTGGTAAACACTATTGTATATCCCCATTGATTATAGAGGAATACTCCGTCGTCTCCAAACTGGATGTAGGCAATTGCCGAACCAGTATAAATCttgttgtaattttctgttcaattttttttttcctgccagtagttgtttatttttcactcacAGTTGGTTGACGCTTCCGCACAACAATTAGATGTTGCTCTATATTGGAAGTGGCCACgcacatatatatagacaaGCAACGCAAGCAAGAAACTTGATGGGTTGGTTCCAAGATTCCCAATTAAACTAGGAGAACCTAGTCTCCTAGTCGACTTTGGAAAACCAAAAATACCAGAACTAACCCTCATGCGAAAACGcacccaacaacaaaaaattatataaaaaaaaggtgttcattatatatactagTCTCTTTGCACGCGCTttcgcgcttgcgagaggtttttttaaaaaaaataagtaaatttattttagaattaaaaaagataatgggtagttgtgttccataaaaataggatccattatctgttttttttttaatttttttaaatatgaaaaaatgtgaatttaccatattatccttatttaattaataatttgaattcttaatgtttgcattaaccaagggcattttctagtattttgaatgtttcaccattctctgtcttttgctttatatatatagatatatatatatatatatatatattaaaaaataaaaataaaaaggctcAAGGACCCCCAGATTcagattttattaaaaaagaggGCAAAAGAGTAAAACAacatttaaaactaaaaagtaATAATTAAGAATCTGATTTCGTGAGAAGTTAGAAAGTAATAATTAATGCCAATTCTAATCCTACTAGGAATTGGAAATAATTCGAATAATCCTACCAGGAAtgggaaaataataataaaaaccggAGACAGAAAACCCATTAAATAGCGTTCCCTCGGTCTACAAAAGCACCTCTGCACATCAATATTGCCTCAAATACTCTAAACTCCTATGAGATTTTTCCAACTTTGATTGATTCGAATTTCTTTTaggttttaagaaattttattatttgcaCCGAATACCAATTGCGAAGAAGATGTGGTGTATGCAACTGGTGAAGAGTGCTAATTACAAGGCCACAGTGAGAGATCCTGGGACTCTTGGGGTTTTAACTATGACGGAGAACAAGTTTGTGTTCAGGCCAAACGCGTCAACAGCGAAACGAGCGCTCGATGTGGACTTCAGACAAATTACAGGTCTAAAAAACACTAAGGAGGGAGGAGATAGATCACCTTGGCTTCATCTCAGTGAAAAGGACAAAACTTACATCTTTGAGTTTGCAAGTTTTCGTGATCTTCATCTATGCCGAGAGTTTGTAGCCAATGCCGTTGCTAAGCGTGGAGAAGCTGCAAAACCTACTTCTTCTGATGAACAAATCAGTAGAGCAGAAATAATGCACCGTATGAAGCTATTACAAGAAAACAGTGAATTGCAGAAACTTCATATGCAGTATGTAATGCGTGGTGTCTTAACAGAAGCTGAATTCTGGGAAGCTAGGAAGAAGTTTGGTGATGTAGATAGCCGTCCAAAGCCCAAGCAAAGGGCTGGTTTCAGAAGCTCAATGATAATGGACACCAAACCCATGACGGATGGTCGAACGAACAAGGTTACTTTCAGTTTGACTGCAGATATTAAGTATCAGATCTTTGCCCTGAAACCAGCTGTTCATCAGGCATTTCTTGCTCTGGTTCCCAGTAAGACGACGGAGAAAGACTTCTGGACAAAGTATTTCAGAGCTGAATACCTCCAAAGCACAGGGAATGCTGCTGCAGTTGAAGCAGAAGCCGCCGATGATGAGGAATTGGCAATGCTTTTGGAGGAGGATGAGGTATTGGCGAGGGAAGCTCGTCGAAAGCTTCGACGGGTCGATCCAACTTTGGACATGGAAGCTGACCAAGGAGACGATTATACGCACCTTCCAGATCATGGGATAATATTCTTTCGGGATGTGGTTTACAAGAGGAGGAGAACTTTATCACAAGACCTTAACCGGCAAGGCGCTGTTGTTCTTCAAGGAAGAAGCATCGTTGAAGTTGATTTAGAAGATACGTCAAGTGTTGCAGAGGCGTTTAATATAATGCGGTCAAGAGAGGAGGAGGCTGATAAGAGTGGTGTGCAGGAGAGATTTGGTAGGATTGCTCGGACGACTGAGATGGAGGATGTTCAAGAACCTCACCATCTTCCTGTTGCTCAATTATTATGTATGAAGGATCCTCGAGACTACTTTGACACGCAACAAGCTAATAATAATGCAGTTAAAACTGAGGAAGCATATGGCTCCTTGAGGAAGTCTATATCTAAAATCAAGAGCATTGGATTGGGAAATTCCACAGTTGCACCAGAAATTGCTCTTGCGGTTTTTAATGGACTTCCGGCACCACCAACACCATGTCAGTGTTAATTACCCTACTCTCCTCATGCATGGAGAACAGAATTCTGTAtcttgaaaagaagaaagaagctgAAAAGCTAAAAGTCAAAACAATATATCTAACCCATAGATTACAATATGGTTGAGGAATATTCTGAATGCTTGTAACAAAAATGCTAATGGCAAAAGCACTATCAATTTAGTCCAGTTGCGTTGAATGACTAGTGGGGCTTGTCGTTATATGGTTAGTCTTTCTCTGTTATCCTACTGAGCTGAATGTGTAATCACAagcttatatatatttcctataCTTTATTCTCAAATATGTATCTTTCTTATCTGTTTTGACTAATTAATAAAGTTTAGAGTAGGGTCAAAATGCAAACAAATGAAGCACTATCATATTAGTTGGTATCTCAAATTTGGTGTAGTGAGTTGGTATTCAGTAGTATTATTGCACAATGTATCATTAAGTTCATCAGCACTACTGGTTGGTGGAGTGGTCACAGTGGATTGCTTGGTGTGTGTGGGTcttttacttaattaattagaatGAATGCCACATAGGACATCACAAGCCAATCATAGAAGGCCATTTTATCGTTGGCCAAAAACTTCCCTTATCTTGGCCACTGATTTCCCATCACAAAAAATCCTTCTGATCCATGAACCgaaaaacagtaaaaaaaaacactcgaCTCCTGCCACTGACACAGTGAGAGAGTGGCAAAGATGGCACTGGAGATGGCCATCAGGGCTTCAGCTACCCCAAGACCTTCCCTgcctccttctccttctccttcgcTATCAGCCACAACCAAATGTTCTCTCAAACCCAAATTCAGACCCACCTCTGTATCACTGCCAACATCAACCATCTCTCTCTGCGCCCTCTTCACCTCTCCCTTTGAAGCCCAGGCTTTTAGCCTCTCCAAAGATCAGATAGTCTCTTCCCTTACTGAAGTAAATACATTTCATCTTGACAATTTGAAATTGCAGCCATACAATGGTTCTTCTGTAgttgttttatttgatttgggtTGGCACCAATTCCTTAAAGCTGCCactgcttttttattttatgcttgaATTGGTAGGTGGAGCAGACAATTGATCAGGTTCAGCAAGCGGGTTCGACTGTTTTTGAAGGAACAGAGCGGGTTCTTGAAGCTATTTTAAATGCAGTAAAGCCCGGCATTGATGTGGCATTGCCGATTGCGAAACAGGCTGGAGAGCAGGCCCTGAAGATTGCCTCTCCTACAATTTCCGAGGTTTCAAAGAAAGCCCAAGAAGCAATACAAAGCTCAGGCTTTGATACGCAGCCTGTTCTGGGTGCTGCAAAGGTATTTACTTTGCTCCAATTTCCGCTTAAATAGGTGCGCAGTGTTCTTTAGCTAGGCACTCTTTGGCTGCAATGAAGTGAAATCAAGCCCCATAACTCGTGCAATTGGAAGGAACTTGTTAATGTTGTGGAGAATCTGTCTTTAGTAGTTAGTTTGGTTTGAATTGGGGTTCCATTTCAACAACATGACTGCATTTTAGAATATTAGTAAGGAATGCAATGTAGTTGGAATGTAGTAGTTTTAGATTCACTACGTCAGTGAATGTATTGATAAATTTAATGTAGTTGGAATTGGTTCACTATGCAATGCACTCATTCATTATTAGTGGAACATGCTTCCTAACACTTTCATAGACCTTTATGTGGAGAAAGTAAGATTGTAAATCCATGATTTATAGGAAAATGGATAATCATAAGCTATAGATTTGGGTACTAGACACccttttttctcaaatttaatGCACTGACTGAATGATCAATTTGGTCTCAGACGGTAGCGGATGCAGCAGGGCAGACCACTAAAGTAATTGAAGAGGCAAAGCCCATTGCTTCATCAACTATTCAGACCATCTCATCAGCAGATCCTATTGTGATTGCCGGAACTGCTGGAGCATTATTCCTCACAtaccttcttcttcctcccatCTGGTCTGCTCTCTCTTTTAGTCTCCGAGGTTACAAAGGTACATGCTTTTATTATGAAATAGAATTGCTTCATGTCTGTAAAAGTTTAAACATATTTGAAACAAGAATAAACAATGACGTCTGCTGCTTGAATATAACCGCATTTATGCTTATGCACCGTATTGACCAATTTGGAATTCAAGTAATTAATGTTTAGAAGATATGGTGGGTTGAAGATTGCATATTTTGTGATCGGTCTCCACATTTTATGATTTACTCATCTCATATGATACTAAATGCATGCAATCCAAGTGAATCTGCAATGCTGCATTAAGGATGGAATGGACTAATGTGCTATGGCTTTGTTGTACTAACTCCAGGTTCGCTTACCCCTGCTCAAACCCTTGATCTCATATCGACAAAGAATTACCTTCTGATCGATATTCGACCAGAGAAGGACAAGGACAAGGCAGGCATTCCCCGCCTACCATCTAGCGCCAAAAGCAAAATGATTGCTATTCCGTGAGTAATTTGGCGAGCCTCCTCAACCCTTTAGTTTGTACCCTTTCTGCATCTTCTTAACTATGAATGGTTGCCTCGAATTTTTCAGTTTAGAAGAACTACCAAACAAATTGCGAGGTCTTGTCAGAAATGCGAAGAAAGTAGAGGCTGAGATAGCAGCTTTGAAGATTTCTTTTCTCAAGAAAGTTAACAAGGGCTCCAACATTGTGATCTTGGACTCGTGGGTTCTTTCATAACCCACTTTCATTATTTACTACCTGATTTGGTTTTGCTCTTTGATCAAGTCATGACattattttgttcttgttttttgtttcattattttgttcttgttttttgtttcatgCACAACGATAGGTACTCGGATTCAGGCAAAATAGTTGCAAGAGCACTAACTAGTCTAGGCTTTAAGAAGTGCTGGACTGTAGCAGATGGGTTCTCTGGAAGCAAGGGATGGTTACAAAGTCGTTTAGGGGCGGATTCGTACAATTTATCTTTTGCTGAGGTGCTTTCACCATCAAGAGTCATCCCAGCAGCGGTTAGACGTTTTGGTACCAGTAGCAGCACAGCAGCTCAGTCTGGTCGAAAGCTTCTTCCTGGCTCCGACTAATAAACTAgtttataaatttgttttcttttttgaacaTATGTTTGCTTGGAAAATGCTCCGTCTCTTAATGTGCATACTTGATTTTAGAGGAGGGTCCCCTTGAATTGAATCATTTCTCGTGTGATTCTTTGATCGATGTTAGTTTGTCTATTTTGTAACTCATTTCTTGCCTGTCTTTATATTCCAATATTTATATGCAAACGAATGCCCTCGTCTCATCTCTCATGCTTAGAGTTAGAGGCTACGCAAAGATATGCCAGCTAAGACGACTTTAAGGGTGTGATTGTGCCTCACTTCTTTCCATTAGGGTTTCCTAGAAGAAAAGCTgtcaaaaaaattccaaaaagaaCAGCTGTGAAACAGAATTCACTTGTGGCGGTAAATTGGAAACCCAGAATGAACCTTGAATTCTTAAATTAAATGGAATTCAACTTTATACTGGGGATCTAAAAGataactcaaaaataat
This genomic interval carries:
- the LOC18777976 gene encoding probable RNA polymerase II transcription factor B subunit 1-1; this encodes MELEASELIAAGTIRLSSCKACRLASPSSTSSSLSSTTSPRMVKSANYKATVRDPGTLGVLTMTENKFVFRPNASTAKRALDVDFRQITGLKNTKEGGDRSPWLHLSEKDKTYIFEFASFRDLHLCREFVANAVAKRGEAAKPTSSDEQISRAEIMHRMKLLQENSELQKLHMQYVMRGVLTEAEFWEARKKFGDVDSRPKPKQRAGFRSSMIMDTKPMTDGRTNKVTFSLTADIKYQIFALKPAVHQAFLALVPSKTTEKDFWTKYFRAEYLQSTGNAAAVEAEAADDEELAMLLEEDEVLAREARRKLRRVDPTLDMEADQGDDYTHLPDHGIIFFRDVVYKRRRTLSQDLNRQGAVVLQGRSIVEVDLEDTSSVAEAFNIMRSREEEADKSGVQERFGRIARTTEMEDVQEPHHLPVAQLLCMKDPRDYFDTQQANNNAVKTEEAYGSLRKSISKIKSIGLGNSTVAPEIALAVFNGLPAPPTPCQC
- the LOC18777910 gene encoding calcium sensing receptor, chloroplastic, with the protein product MALEMAIRASATPRPSLPPSPSPSLSATTKCSLKPKFRPTSVSLPTSTISLCALFTSPFEAQAFSLSKDQIVSSLTEVEQTIDQVQQAGSTVFEGTERVLEAILNAVKPGIDVALPIAKQAGEQALKIASPTISEVSKKAQEAIQSSGFDTQPVLGAAKTVADAAGQTTKVIEEAKPIASSTIQTISSADPIVIAGTAGALFLTYLLLPPIWSALSFSLRGYKGSLTPAQTLDLISTKNYLLIDIRPEKDKDKAGIPRLPSSAKSKMIAIPLEELPNKLRGLVRNAKKVEAEIAALKISFLKKVNKGSNIVILDSYSDSGKIVARALTSLGFKKCWTVADGFSGSKGWLQSRLGADSYNLSFAEVLSPSRVIPAAVRRFGTSSSTAAQSGRKLLPGSD